DNA from Salinispora arenicola:
GGTGCTGTACTGGAACCACGCGATCGTGCACCCGCCGGTGGACCGGTCCCGACCGCCGGACGAGGTGCGCGATGTCTTCATCCACGTGGAGCGGGAAACCGACGCCGGTCTCGTGGTCAGCGGTGCCAAGGTGGTCGCGACCGCATCCGCGCTCACCCACTACAACTTCCTCGCCCACTACGGTCTGCCGGTGCGCAAACGCGAGTTCGCGCTCGTCGCCACCGTCCCGATGGACGCGCCCGGTATGAAGCTGATCTGCCGTCCGTCGTACGCGGCCACGGCCGCGGTGATGGGCAGCCCCTTCGACTATCCGCTGTCCTCCCGTCTGGACGAGAACGACAGCATCCTGGTGCTGGACCGGGTGCTGATCCCGTGGGAAAACGTGTTCATCTACGGCGACCTGGCCAAGGTGCAGATGTTCGCCGGGCAGTCCGGCTTCACCGAGCGGTTTACCTTTCACGGATGCACTCGCCTGGCGGTTAAGCTGGAGTTCTTGGCCGGGCTGCTCGCCAAGGCCGTGGAGTTGACCGGCACCGCCGAATTCCGGGGGGTGCAGAGCCGGCTTGGCGAGGTATTGGCCTGGCGAAACCTCTTCTGGGGCTTATCTGATGCCGCCGCCCGCAACCCGGTGCCCTGGAAGAACGGCGCGCTGCTGCCCAACCCGCAATACGGGATGGCGTACCGTTGGTTCATGCAGATCGGCTATCCCCGGATTCGGGAAATCGCGATGCAGGATGTCGCCAGTGGCCTGATCTACGTCAACTCCAGCGCCGATGACTTCCATAACCCGGACATCCGCCCCTATCTCGACACGTACCTGCGGGGGTCGGGCGGCGCGGACGCGGTCGAGCGGGTCAAGCTGATGAAGCTGCTGTGGGACGCCATCGGCACCGAGTTCGGCGGGAGGCACGAGCTGTACGAGCGCAACTACGCCGGTAACCACGAGAATGTGCGGGTCGAGCTGCTCAACGCACAGACCCTCGGTGGCGAGGTGGACGATTACAAGGCATTCGTCGACGAGTGCCTGCGCGAGTACGACCTGGACGGCTGGCGGGTACCGGACCTTGCGTCCTTTTCCGACCTTCGTCGCCTGCAGGACTTGAACGACGCCTGACACTCGGCCGGCCCAGACCTCTCGGCCACCTGGATTCTGATCCGGCCGGGTGTTGCCTACCCGCGTGTCTGTCGTGGTCGACCCGTCGCCTGCGGTTGACACCCGACCGCACGAAGAACCCCCGACCGGTCCCGGCTTCCGGGTGGCGGGGGTTCGTTCGCGGTGCTCAGCGCCGAGACGAAGGGTTGAGCACGTCGCGCAGCGTCTGCTGGAAGTCAGCGGCCATGCCGACGATGGTGCTCTCGACGAACAAATTCGTGGTGAACCCGATGCTGCCGACGATGCCGCCGTCGGGATCGAGTTCCAGGCCAAGCAGTGCTCCATCAGGGATCTGCGAACCGACCGGCGCCGAGACCAGCCGCCGGCGCAGTGCCGTGTATCGCAGGTCACCGACCTGCTCCTCACGTAGGACGTACGGCGACTGGGTGACCTGCAGGACGCACGCCGCCGCATCCGGCCCGATCGCCGCGTTCATCACGTCCGGTGCCTGCGCGATGATGTCGGCGAACGGGAGTTCGTGGCGGTATGCATCCAGGCAGGTGGTCCGCACCCGGCCGATGAGGTCACGAAAGTCGGTGCAGTTCGACATGTCGGTGCGCAGTGGGATGAGGTTGTAGAACGAGCCGACTATCTGCAGGGTCCAGGAGGGATTGCGCCCAGGCATGAACGTCGGTACCACCAGATCGGTCTCTCCG
Protein-coding regions in this window:
- a CDS encoding 4-hydroxyphenylacetate 3-hydroxylase N-terminal domain-containing protein, producing MTDPRDADTEPSRRRVTRPLTGDEYVESLRDDRQVYVYGDRVRDVTAHPAFRNPVRMTARLYDALHDPQTRPVLTTSTDTGSDGYTHRFFTTARSVADLVADQRAIAAWARLSYGWMGRAPDYKAAFLGTLGANAEYYAPFADNARRWYRESQEKVLYWNHAIVHPPVDRSRPPDEVRDVFIHVERETDAGLVVSGAKVVATASALTHYNFLAHYGLPVRKREFALVATVPMDAPGMKLICRPSYAATAAVMGSPFDYPLSSRLDENDSILVLDRVLIPWENVFIYGDLAKVQMFAGQSGFTERFTFHGCTRLAVKLEFLAGLLAKAVELTGTAEFRGVQSRLGEVLAWRNLFWGLSDAAARNPVPWKNGALLPNPQYGMAYRWFMQIGYPRIREIAMQDVASGLIYVNSSADDFHNPDIRPYLDTYLRGSGGADAVERVKLMKLLWDAIGTEFGGRHELYERNYAGNHENVRVELLNAQTLGGEVDDYKAFVDECLREYDLDGWRVPDLASFSDLRRLQDLNDA